The following proteins come from a genomic window of Anticarsia gemmatalis isolate Benzon Research Colony breed Stoneville strain chromosome 25, ilAntGemm2 primary, whole genome shotgun sequence:
- the LOC142983874 gene encoding facilitated trehalose transporter Tret1-like, with protein MADLYFWRQFFILSTGLFNAVCVGFLLSFPSVLNPALLAPDTTDIRATPNQASWLAAVNGFTGMIGFLVLSPIMQIYGRKVVHICTNIPLIVGWVIFSLANSMEALFAARICQGFAMGSIYINSMIISEYSDAKRRGYFVIIKKVALAFGILMCHSSSLFWGWRQIAAFAAMLPTIALVMTYFWPESPHYLALKGRFEESEKSFVWLHGGSNMKELHLLLSSQINRSSTEAWYKPLFRKHFLKPCLIVAILTLLMNLCGKFYITVYVIQIMVELLGDKSLAIYSSMGVDLVTIGALTTSVFFIRRFKRRTILFSFGITIVVLMLIICLVIMLKVSDILGPALILLHNLLVNVGLIPVCFAIVSEVFPLEQKGCGSCVTGIAFTSLYTVSVKFTPVLLDNTGVEGMYGVYGVCIAVCLIVLYFIVPETKDRTLQDIENEFKGIKYDSDIKDEKI; from the exons ATGGCAGATCTGTATTTTTGGAGACAG TTCTTCATCTTATCAACGGGTTTGTTCAACGCCGTGTGTGTGGGATTCTTGCTGTCGTTCCCTTCTGTGTTGAACCCAGCCCTCCTAGCGCCTGATACTACTGACATCAGAGCTACGCCAAACCAGGCATCATGGTTAG CCGCCGTCAACGGATTTACAGGCATGATCGGATTTCTAGTCCTGTCCCCTATCATGCAGATATACGGCCGAAAAGTAGTGCACATCTGCACCAACATACCTTTAATCGTTGGCTGGGTGATCTTCTCATTAGCAAACAGCATGGAGGCTCTTTTCGCCGCAAGGATCTGTCAAGGTTTCGCTATGGGCAGCATTTACATCAACAGCATGATCATCAGCGAATACTCTGATGCAAAAAGGAGAGGCtactttgtaattataaagAAGGTAGCTCTAGCTTTTGGGATTCTAATGTGTCATTCTTCATCATTATTCTGGGGTTGGAGACAAATTGCCGCTTTTGCTGCTATGCTGCCTACAATTGCTCTGGTCATGACTTACTTCTGGCCTGAAAGCCCCCACTATTTAGCCTTGAAAGGTCGCTTCGAAGAAAGTGAGAAATCATTTGTATGGCTACACGGCGGGTCGAATATGAAAGAACTGCATCTCTTACTTTCTTCACAAATTAATCGAAGCTCAACTGAGGCATGGTACAAGCCACTTTTTCGAAAACATTTCTTGAAGCCATGTCTTATAGTCGCAATATTAACTTTACTAATGAACTTGTGTGGCAAATTTTATATAACTGTGTATGTTATTCAGATAATGGTGGAATTATTAGGTGATAAGTCTCTAGCTATATATTCTTCAATGGGCGTTGATTTAGTAACAATCGGTGCTTTAACAACTTCAGTCTTTTTCATTCGTCGTTTCAAAAGACGGACCATTTTATTTTCGTTCGGTATTACTATAGTTGTATTAATGTTGATCATTTGTTTGGTAATTATGTTGAAAGTTTCTGATATATTGGGGCCAGCGTTGATTTTGTTGCATAATTTGTTGGTGAATGTTGGGCTGATTCCTGTCTGCTTTGCTATAGTTTCTGAAGTATTTCCCTTAGAGCAAAAAGGTTGTGGTTCGTGTGTCACTGGTATAGCATTTACTTCACTTTACACTGTATCTGTTAAGTTCACTCCTGTTTTATTAGATAATACTGGTGTTGAAGGCATGTATGGGGTGTACGGAGTATGTATAGCTGTATGTTTGATAGTTTTGTATTTCATAGTGCCCGAAACTAAGGATAGGACGTTGCAAGATATTG